From Patescibacteria group bacterium, a single genomic window includes:
- a CDS encoding cysteine desulfurase family protein produces the protein MLPKAKKTREVYLDHAATTYVEPAVFSAMKPFLTEHFGNPSALYHIGRFANKAITDARKKVAELIHALPENILFTGSGTESDNMAIYGIAKAHQHRGKHIISTPIEHHAVLGPLEDLKKQGWEITYVPVDKFGIVSAQDIIKAIRPDTVLISVMFANNEMGAIEPIDEIGRELLKYRKTNNTPYPFFHTDACQASGFLNLDVEKLHVDLMTLNGSKIYGPKGIGMLYLRRGVQIKPIILGGGQERKLRSGTENVASIVGFAKALELVQANKEKESKRLQDLVKYLWNKIQKEITDVKLNGPEIGDSRLPNNLNVTFMDVEGEALLLYLDEYGIMCSTGSACTSESLEPSHVLTAMGLAYEYAHGSLRFTFGHSNNKEDVDYLMKYLPLIVKTLREISPVHLKQQQHAKYK, from the coding sequence ATGTTGCCAAAGGCCAAAAAAACAAGAGAGGTATATCTGGATCATGCCGCCACGACATATGTTGAACCGGCGGTTTTTTCAGCTATGAAGCCGTTTTTAACCGAACATTTTGGCAACCCCTCGGCTTTGTATCACATCGGCCGGTTTGCCAACAAAGCCATAACCGACGCTCGCAAAAAAGTGGCTGAACTTATTCATGCTTTACCGGAGAACATTCTTTTTACCGGCAGCGGTACCGAATCTGACAACATGGCCATTTATGGCATTGCCAAAGCCCACCAACATCGCGGTAAACACATTATCTCCACTCCAATTGAACATCACGCCGTGCTTGGCCCGCTTGAGGATTTAAAAAAGCAGGGCTGGGAAATTACCTATGTCCCGGTAGATAAATTCGGTATTGTTTCCGCCCAGGATATCATCAAAGCCATCCGTCCGGACACAGTTTTAATTTCCGTAATGTTTGCCAACAACGAAATGGGCGCGATAGAACCGATTGATGAAATTGGCCGGGAACTTTTGAAATACAGAAAAACAAATAACACACCGTATCCGTTTTTTCATACTGATGCCTGTCAGGCCTCCGGATTTTTAAATTTAGACGTAGAAAAATTACACGTTGATTTAATGACTTTAAACGGCAGTAAAATTTACGGGCCAAAAGGAATTGGTATGTTGTATTTGCGCCGGGGTGTGCAAATAAAACCGATTATTTTAGGCGGCGGGCAGGAACGAAAACTGCGATCCGGAACTGAAAATGTGGCCAGTATTGTTGGTTTTGCCAAAGCCCTGGAACTGGTCCAAGCCAATAAAGAAAAAGAGAGTAAACGTTTACAGGATTTGGTAAAATATTTATGGAATAAAATTCAAAAAGAAATAACTGATGTGAAGTTAAACGGTCCGGAAATAGGGGACAGCCGGTTGCCAAACAACTTAAACGTCACTTTTATGGATGTGGAAGGCGAGGCCTTGCTGCTGTATTTGGACGAATATGGAATCATGTGTTCAACCGGTTCGGCCTGCACTTCAGAATCATTGGAGCCGTCGCATGTCTTAACCGCCATGGGTTTGGCTTATGAATACGCGCACGGCAGTTTGCGCTTTACTTTTGGTCACTCTAACAACAAAGAGGATGTTGATTATTTAATGAAGTATTTGCCTTTGATTGTAAAAACTTTGCGAGAAATTTCACCGGTTCATTTAAAACAACAGCAACACGCCAAATACAAATAG